From a region of the Zingiber officinale cultivar Zhangliang chromosome 4B, Zo_v1.1, whole genome shotgun sequence genome:
- the LOC121978147 gene encoding uncharacterized protein LOC121978147 produces the protein MEEEKAREYQDLVKLFSKVEVNVPLLTMIKQILKYAKFLKDLCVHKNKLKINELISMGKNVSALLQLVPQKCEDPGVFTVPCVIGDCIFEDAMLDLGASINVMPKSIFQLLRIGPLQPTGVVIHLANRSQAHPAGVIEDVLVKVRELIFPADFYVLDMEGDVLANRSPLIVGRPFLKIARTKIDVHAGTLSMEIGDTVVWFSIFEAMKHPREDHSIFSLDISEELDGMDFLSDIDEEVDITDVDQGEEFVSLLEDVVDMGAYVSLELCVGDYIGEALPLESPREEELCVGDYLGEALPLGLPSVDQTQNELKSLPQHLKYAYLGENQQLPVIIAQNLKPDQEERLLEILRQHRKAIGWTLADIPRISPSICMHRIYLEEDVKLMLERLAGKSHYCFLDGYTGYFHICIDPEDQEKTTFTCPFGTFAYRRMPFGLCNAPEHDIVLGHIVSRKGIEVDPAKVSAISSLSYLACVRDVRAFLGHARFYRRFIRDFSKIALPLSQLLQKDVMFHFDQRCIEAFDRLKEALTSTPIIRPPDWSLPFELMCDASDFVVGAVLAQRVDRAPYVICYASKTLDSAQANYTTTEKELLSIIFALDKFRSYLLCSHVVVFSDHVALKYLLKKPDVKPRSEKENLVADHLSRIEGDLDRTAIDDDFSDEQLL, from the exons ATGGAGGAAGAAAAGGCTAGAGAGTATCAAGATTTGGTGAAATTATTTAGCAAGGTTGAAGTGAATGTGCCATTGCTAACCATGATCAAACAAATTCTGAAATATGCCAAATTCCTCAAGGATCTTTGTGTGCACAAAAATAAATTGAAGATAAATGAATTGATAAGTATGGGGAAGAATGTCTCAGCATTACTTCAGCTAGTTCCTCAGAAATGTGAAGATCCAGGAGTTTTCACAGTTCCTTGTGTTATAGGAGATTGTATTTTTGAGGATGCAATGTTAGATCTTGGAGCTTCAATTAATGTGATGCCTAAGTCAATTTTTCAGTTATTAAGAATTGGGCCTTTGCAACCTACAGGTGTGGTGATTCACTTAGCTAACCGAAGTCAAGCACACCCAGCTGGAGTGATAGAAGATGTATTGGTAAAAGTGCGGGAGTTAATTTTTCCTGCAGATTTTTACGTCTTAGATATGGAGGGTGATGTGCTTGCAAACAGGTCACCACTTATTGTTGGACGTCCATTCTTGAAAATAGCTAGAACCAAGATTGATGTACATGCAGGAACTCTTTCCATGGAAATAGGAGACACAGTGGTTTGGTTTAGCATTTTTGAGGCTATGAAGCATCCAAGAGAGGATCATTCTATTTTTAGCTTGGACATCTCAGAGGAGTTGGATGGCATGGATTTCTTGTCAGATATTGATGAAGAAGTGGATATTACTGATGTTGATCAAGGTGAAGAATTTGTTTCATTATTGGAGGATGTCGTAGATATGGGAGCATATGTCAGTTTAGAATTATGCGTAGGGGATTACATAGGAGAAGCATtacccttagaatcgcccagagaAGAAGAATTATGCGTAGGGGATTACTTAGGAGAAGCTCTACCCCTAGGATTGCCTTCTGTTGACCAGACACAGAATGAGTTGAAGTCGTTACCTCAGCATTTGAAGTATGCCTATTTAGGAGAGAATCAACAGCTACCTGTCATCATAGCTCAGAATTTGAAACCTGATCAAGAGGAAAGATTGTTAGAGATTCTGAGACAGCATAGGAAGGCCATTGGATGGACTCTGGCAGATATTCCTAGGATCAGTCCTTCTATTTGCATGCATAGGATTTATTTGGAGGAGGATGTGAAGCTA atgttggagagACTGGCAGGTAAATCACATTATTGCTTCCTTGATGGGTACACCGGTTATTTTCATATTTGCATCGACCCagaggaccaggagaagactaccttCACTTGCCCTTTCGGTACATTCGCATATCGTCGGATGCCCTTCGGACTATGCAACGCTCCAG AGCATGACATTGTTTTAGGTCATATAGTCTCTAGGAAGGGCATTGAAGTAGATCCGGCTAAAGTTAGcgctatatcttctttatcttacctCGCATGCGTGCGGGATGTTCGAGCTTTTCTTGGCCATGCAAGATTCTATAGGAGATTTATTAGGGACTTCAGTAAGATTGCTCTGCCATTATCTCAGTTACTTCAAAAGGATGTTATGTTTCATTTTGATCAGAGGTGTATAGAGGCTTTTGACAGATTGAAGGAGGCTCTTACTTCAACACCTATTATCAGACCCCCAGACTGGTCCTTACCTTTTGAGTTGATGTGTGACGCTTCAGACTTTGTAGTAGGAGCTGTTCTTGCACAGAGAGTGGATAGAGCACCATATGTTATTTGCTACGCATCTAAGACCTTAGACTCAGCTCAAGCAAACTACACCACGacagaaaaagagcttctttctATTATTTTTGCTTTAGATAAATTCAGATCATATTTACTTTGTTCTCATGTGGTTGTATTTTCTGATCATGTAGCCTTGAAATACCTCCTCAAGAAGCCTGATGTGAAGCCTAG GAGCGAGAAGGAGAATTTGGTTGCAGATCACTTGAGCAGGATTGAAGGAGACTTGGATCGTACAGctattgatgatgatttcagcGATGAGCAGCTTTTATAG
- the LOC121978148 gene encoding uncharacterized protein LOC121978148: MTRSSFATLLELDPEIERTFLALRRLARSARTLESRISDMDNQITKSNQTMKELAAPDVAYKYSCITYPNLARNFELRSRLIHLLPKFQGLSGEDPNRHLHEFHVVCSTMKPQGISEEDIKLRAFPFSLTGATKDWLYYLPAGYIRSWIDMKRAFLEKFFPASKTATIRKSICGIQQVVGETLYDYWERFKKLCSSCPQHQISDQLLVQYFYEGLLPMDRSMIDAAAGGALVNKTPNQARDLISNMAENSHQFGSRALGTRVVNETHLVSNEQQEIRNNLQELTSLVKQMALQNSCNVSNFPLPMMKLGGICSSQDHSSDYCPNLHQDESVAAISRPQYQSHKYDPNSSTYNPGWRDHPNLRYGNIFYQHPPQGQIYQPSF, translated from the coding sequence ATGACTAGGTCTTCCTTTGCAACATTGTTAGAACTTGACCCGGAGATTGAGAGAACCTTTTTGGCCTTGAGGAGACTAGCTAGATCAGCAAGAACTCTTGAGAGCAGAATTTCAGATATGGATAATCAGATAACAAAAAGCAATCAAACCATGAAAGAGCTTGCAGCTCCAGATGTGGCTTATAAGTATTCATGCATCACTTATCCAAATTTAGCAAGAAATTTTGAACTTAGATCAAGACTTATTCATCTGCTTCCCAAATTTCAAGGCTTATCAGGAGAGGATCCCAACCGACATCTACATGAATTCCATGTGGTTTGTTCTACCATGAAACCACAAGGGATTTCAGAAGAAGACATTAAGTTGAGGGCCTTTCCATTCTCTTTGACGGGAGCAACTAAAGATTGGTTATACTACCTTCCAGCTGGATACATTAGAagttggattgatatgaagagAGCATTTTTGGAGAAATTTTTCCCAGCTTCTAAGACTGCAACTATCAGGAAGAGTATTTGTGGTATTCAGCAAGTAGTGGGAGAGACTCTTTATGATTATTGGGAGAGATTCAAGAAGCTGTGTTCGAGTTGTCCACAACATCAAATTAGTGATCAGCTTCTTGTTCAGTATTTTTATGAAGGTCTACTTCCTATGGATAGGAGCATGATAGATGCAGCAGCTGGGGGAGCTTTGGTGAATAAGACTCCAAATCAAGCAAGAGACCTTATTTCAAATATGGCAGAAAATTCACATCAATTTGGAAGTAGAGCTCTTGGTACTAGAGTGGTTAATGAAACTCATTTGGTTTCGAATGAGCAACAAGAAATCAGAAACAATTTGCAAGAGTTGACCTCTCTAGTGAAGCAAATGGCATTGCAAAATTCTTGTAACGTTTCAAATTTTCCTTTACCAATGATGAAATTGGGTGGAATTTGTTCAAGCCAAGATCATTCTTCAGATTATTGTCCTAACTTACACCAAGATGAATCAGTGGCAGCCATCTCAAGACCTCAATATCAATCACACAAATATGATCCCAACTCTTCAACTTACAATCCGGGATGGAGGGATCATCCTAATTTGAGGTATGGGAATATATTTTATCAACATCCACCACAAGGACAGATTTACCAGCCATCATTCTAG